One Xiphophorus hellerii strain 12219 chromosome 1, Xiphophorus_hellerii-4.1, whole genome shotgun sequence DNA segment encodes these proteins:
- the gp9 gene encoding platelet glycoprotein IX, with translation MLLHSVTLAVYLLLTSSSAQTTVQSCVFSELQPSGLRVNCSSLNLMELPHLPSETTELFVQDNQLTSVPPGKFDQLTNLRKVSLSLNPFRCDCSIQYLRNWMLKNRAVVSEEPLCSSPVSVAQKAITDLSDTYFSYCTFPLLHQISTSGCVYVSYNTIASVMLCCIIILLLWSLILARKSTFTIYVEERHSGFEADSLRSLKPKHRRRLHTELSGFSADSGSVILSEDLERPLINTELLSQVLETLQKKHNIKIKAT, from the coding sequence ATGCTGCTCCACAGTGTGACCTTAGCTGTTTATCTTCTCCTGACCTCATCAAGTGCCCAGACAACTGTCCAGTCCTGTGTGTTTTCAGAGCTCCAGCCATCTGGGTTGAGAGTCAACTGCAGCTCTTTAAATCTCATGGAGTTGCCTCATCTGCCTTCAGAGACCACAGAACTGTTTGTGCAAGACAACCAGCTTACCTCAGTGCCACCAGGAAAGTTTGACCAGTTGACTAACCTTAGAAAGGTGTCCCTGTCTCTGAACCCGTTCCGCTGTGACTGTAGCATCCAGTACCTGAGGAACTGGATGCTGAAGAACAGGGCTGTTGTCTCAGAGGAGCCTTTATGTTCCAGTCCAGTCTCTGTAGCTCAGAAAGCCATCACTGACCTAAGTGATACCTACTTCTCCTACTGCACCTTTCCACTCTTACATCAAATAAGCACCTCAGGCTGTGTTTATGTCTCTTACAACACCATTGCATCGGTGATGCTGTGCTGCattattattctgcttttgtGGAGCTTAATACTTGCCAGAAAATCTACTTTCACCATATACGTGGAAGAGCGACATTCAGGATTTGAGGCGGACTCTCTGCGCTCACTGAAACCCAAACACAGGAGGAGGCTGCACACAGAACTGTCAGGGTTCAGCGCCGACTCTGGTTCTGTCATTTTGTCAGAGGACTTGGAGAGGCCTCTTATCAACACAGAGTTACTTTCACAAGTGCTAGAAACATTACAGAAGAAGCACAATATAAAGATAAAGGCCACTTAA
- the LOC116720095 gene encoding haloacid dehalogenase-like hydrolase domain-containing 5, giving the protein MRGLLPLFRGLHTVSNRQARRKAGIVGSRCGLCGTQSVNKPQPRFGLLFDIDGVLVRGRMLIPAAKLAVEKLVDSQGRFVVPVVFVTNAGNCLRQTKADQISHILGVPITEDQVIMSHSPLRMFKKFHDKCVLVSGQGPVLEIAKNVGFKNVVSIDMVRESYPLLDMVDHNRRPKLPSTPVVSLPTVEAVVLFGEPIRWETNLQLIIDILLTHGNLNSPHQTHAVPHLPLLACNMDLMWMAEANSPRFGHGTFLVCLENIYKKITGKDLKYDALMGKPSELTYHFAEYLIRSQAMQRQWKLPITSLYAIGDNLMTDIYGANMYSRFLEERASIKNPKAVAQVVAATGSSTAMPGGEEEFDSMWENELALPSATSCKSILVCTGVYNPNAEVPSDASRCIKETVFHGHRDFRFDPALVEPNYIVQDVAEAVDLIFQQEKFVSR; this is encoded by the exons cCACAGCCAAGATTTGGGCTGCTGTTCGACATTGATGGCGTGCTCGTCCGAGGACGGATGCTAATCCCTGCAGCCAAATTGGCTGTTGAGAAGTTGGTCGACTCTCAGGGAAGGTTTGTGGTGCCAGTTGTTTTTGTCACTAACGCAGGGAACTGCCTCCGACAAACAAAAGCAGACCAGATCTCTCACATCCTGGGAGTGCCT ATTACAGAAGACCAAGTCATCATGTCCCATAGTCCCCTGAGGATGTTCAAGAAATTCCATGATAAATGTGTCCTGGTGTCGGGACAGGGGCCTGTCCTGGAAATTGctaaaaa TGTTGGCTTTAAGAATGTTGTCAGTATTGATATGGTGAGGGAGTCATACCCCTTGCTGGACATGGTGGATCACAACAGACGTCCCAAACTGCCG TCCACTCCTGTTGTCAGCCTTCCTACAGTTGAAG CTGTGGTTTTGTTCGGGGAGCCAATCCGATGGGAGACAAACCTGCAGCTGATAATTGATATTTTATTGACCCACGGTAACCTCAACAGTCCTCACCAAACCCATGCAGTACCTCACCTCCCCCTGTTGGCCTGCAACATGGACCTGATGTGGATGGCAGAGGCAAACTCTCCAAG gtttgGCCATGGAACGTTTCTTGTGTGCCTGGAGAACATTTATAAAAAGATAACTGGCAAAGACCTGAAGTACGACGCACTCATGGGAAAGCCCAGCGAGCTGACCTACCATTTTGCGGAGTATCTCATCAGAAGCCAGGCCATGCAGAGGCAATGGAAACTTCCCATCACTTCCCTTTATGCTATAGG TGATAACCTCATGACTGATATATACGGAGCCAATATGTACAGTCGCTTCCTGGAGGAGAGAGCCTCTATTAAGAACCCCAAAGCTGTTGCCCAGGTGGTGGCTGCCACCGGGTCCAGCACCGCCATGCCCGGGGGGGAGGAGGAGTTCGACAGCATGTGGGAAAATGAGCTTGCTCTGCCCTCTGCCACCTCCTGTAAGTCCATCCTAGTTTGCACGGGGGTCTACAATCCCAATGCAGAGGTGCCGTCCGACGCAAGTCGCTGCATCAAAGAGACCGTGTTCCACGGTCACCGGGACTTCAGGTTTGACCCCGCGCTGGTGGAGCCAAACTACATTGTGCAGGACGTGGCAGAAGCTGTGGACCtcatcttccagcaggaaaaGTTTGTGTCTCGTTAG